One region of Camelina sativa cultivar DH55 chromosome 6, Cs, whole genome shotgun sequence genomic DNA includes:
- the LOC104699418 gene encoding F-box/kelch-repeat protein At2g43270-like, giving the protein MSEEEQNPNPKIFYLVPDLLEEIILRLPLKSIRKFKAVSKGWRSIVESKSFVERRSRMSLQQSRRQILAAGGVERRSESRFQGDEEVDVVYLHCDDVTRPSLTCDGLVCIPVPGWVNVLNPSTGDIIRFPSGPDPVTRRYSDILNQFTDELIGLEELKITCMKNW; this is encoded by the coding sequence ATGtcggaagaagaacaaaaccctaatccgaAGATCTTCTACCTAGTTCCCGATCTACTGGAAGAAATCATCCTTCGATTACCGTTGAAATCCATCCGCAAATTCAAAGCCGTCTCAAAAGGATGGAGATCAATCGTGGAATCGAAGAGTTTCGTGGAGAGGCGTTCGCGTATGAGTCTTCAACAGAGCCGCCGCCAAATCCTTGCTGCTGGAGGAGTAGAACGGAGGAGCGAGTCGCGATTCCAAGGTGACGAAGAGGTCGATGTGGTCTACCTACACTGCGACGACGTCACACGACCTTCGCTGACATGTGACGGTTTAGTTTGCATCCCCGTACCGGGTTGGGTCAATGTTCTGAACCCTTCCACCGGAGATATCATTAGATTCCCTTCCGGTCCTGATCCAGTGACCCGCCGCTATTCAGACATACTAAATCAATTCACAGACGAATTGATTGGTTTAGAAGAATTGAAAATCACCTGTATGAAGAATTGGTAA
- the LOC104793226 gene encoding probable receptor-like protein kinase At2g42960 yields the protein MPPENSLNAEMSKKISFFGLKGLKLWVWVCLVVGVFIVMILCILSLWITFRRKSRSSSNKFPFNQIPHESKDIRVDRARFQNHNPHPESLYIEMNDKSNGKTMLSHLGRTKSSDNDTLSQCSSVNHHGRACSSHSGEEGGFGSAGRQYGGPVTASPLVGLPEISHLGWGHWFTLRDLELATNRFAAVNVLGEGGYGVVYRGKLVNGTEVAVKKLLNNLGQAEKEFRVEVEAIGHVRHKNLVRLLGYCIEGVHRMLVYEYVNSGNLEQWLHGAMRQHGNLTWEARMKIITGTAQALAYLHEAIEPKVAHRDIKASNILIDDEFNAKLSDFGLAKLLDSGESHITTRVMGTFGYVAPEYANTGMLNEKSDIYSFGVLLLEAVTGRDPVDYGRPANEVNLVEWLKMMVGTRRAEEVVDPRLEPRPSKSALKRALLVSLRCVDPEAEKRPRMSQVARMLESDEHPFHKERRNRRSKTATMEIVETKDESLGPSSSDTHITKAEKTCE from the exons ATGCCTCCTGAGAATTCTTTAAACGCTGAGATGtccaagaaaatatcattttttggtttgaagGGGTTGAAGTTGTGGGTatgggtttgtttggttgttggAGTATTCATAGTTATGATTCTCTGCATCTTGTCTCTTTGGATCACATTCCGCCGGAAATCTAGAAGTTCTTCAAACAAGTTTCCTTTCAACCAGATACCACATGAGTCTAAAGATATCAGAGTGGACAGGGCTAGGTTTCAGAATCACAATCCTCACCCTGAAAGTTTATATATTGAAATGAATGATAAATCCAATGGAAAGACGATGCTGTCTCACTTGGGAAGAACCAAGTCTAGTGATAATGATACTTTGAGTCAATGTAGCTCTGTTAATCATCATGGGAGAGCTTGTAGTTCTCATTCCGGTGAAGAAGGAGGCTTTGGAAGTGCTGGTAGACAGTATGGAGGACCTGTAACAGCATCTCCTTTGGTTGGTTTACCGGAAATATCCCATCTTGGTTGGGGACACTGGTTCACTCTAAGGGATCTTGAGCTAGCTACGAACCGTTTTGCTGCAGTGAATGTTCTTGGGGAGGGTGGTTATGGAGTAGTTTATAGGGGTAAACTTGTTAATGGTACTGAAGTTGCTGTAAAGAAGCTTCTGAACAATCT AGGGCAAGCTGAGAAGGAATTTCGAGTAGAAGTTGAGGCTATTGGTCATGTACGACACAAGAATCTTGTTAGGCTTTTAGGATACTGCATAGAGGGAGTTCATCG GATGCTTGTTTATGAGTATGTGAATAGTGGTAACTTAGAACAATGGTTGCATGGAGCAATGCGGCAACATGGAAATCTCACTTGGGAGGCACGGATGAAGATCATTACTGGTACTGCACAAGC GCTTGCTTATTTACACGAAGCAATAGAACCAAAAGTGGCCCACAGAGACATAAAAGCAAGCAATATATTGATTGATGATGAGTTTAATGCAAAACTCTCTGACTTTGGGTTGGCCAAGCTCTTGGACTCGGGGGAGAGTCACATCACAACCAGAGTcatgggtacctttgg atatgtAGCACCAGAATATGCTAATACAGGTATGTTAAACGAAAAGAGCGATATATATAGCTTCGGTGTTTTGCTTCTTGAAGCTGTAACTGGTCGGGATCCAGTTGATTATGGCCGTCCTGCTAATGAG GTGAATCTTGTTGAATGGCTAAAGATGATGGTTGGAACAAGAAGAGCTGAAGAAGTTGTGGATCCAAGACTTGAACCTAGACCTAGTAAAAGTGCTCTGAAACGCGCACTTTTAGTTTCCCTTAGATGTGTTGATCCTGAAGCAGAGAAACGTCCAAGAATGAGTCAGGTTGCACGGATGCTTGAATCCGATGAACACCCTTTTCACAAG GAGAGGAGGAACAGAAGGAGCAAAACAGCGACCATGGAGATTGTTGAGACCAAAGACGAATCTCTTGGTCCTAGTAGTTCAGATACTCACATTACAAAGGCTGAGAAGACTTGTGAATAA